The following proteins are encoded in a genomic region of Leptospiraceae bacterium:
- a CDS encoding STAS domain-containing protein: MEITKRKSGETIVIELSGSLDIYTATDFKTYLQANVNTDHSKVVVNMEKLNYIDSSGIGMLIKSLNYMKELDGQLQLANLKESLQKIFKVAGLTAYFQFITEKEFKEKYLA; this comes from the coding sequence ATGGAAATAACGAAAAGAAAATCTGGCGAAACAATAGTGATAGAGCTTTCTGGGAGTCTCGATATTTATACGGCTACTGACTTTAAGACATATTTACAGGCAAATGTAAATACCGATCACTCTAAAGTCGTTGTAAACATGGAAAAACTCAATTATATCGACTCTTCGGGAATAGGAATGCTGATCAAGAGTTTGAATTATATGAAAGAATTAGACGGACAACTCCAACTAGCCAATCTAAAAGAATCTCTACAGAAAATTTTTAAAGTAGCTGGCTTAACAGCCTACTTTCAATTTATCACAGAAAAAGAATTCAAAGAAAAATATTTGGCATGA
- a CDS encoding glycosyltransferase family 2 protein codes for MNPVYDCIASVVVYDTSPQVVQECVNSFLDTKLKVKIYIVDNSPVQGNYSFAQDSRIFYHFNHGRNVGYGKGNNIAIENAEPSKFFLILNPDVFIKEDALEKMIHYMDMNPEIGIGIPKVLNLDGTQQFLNKRYPSLASLFVRRFVPKFLHFLFKTILENYEMRDLNQEENYEVPFISGAFMLFRRDVLNRVKGFDPRYFLYFEDADICREVQSIGFRTSYYAKAHIVHLWKRAAHRDWKITFVFIANMARYFNKWGWSFF; via the coding sequence ATGAATCCAGTCTATGATTGCATTGCGAGTGTAGTGGTTTACGATACTTCTCCGCAAGTTGTGCAGGAGTGCGTAAATTCTTTTCTGGATACTAAACTCAAAGTAAAAATCTACATTGTAGACAATAGTCCTGTTCAGGGTAATTACTCTTTTGCGCAGGACTCTAGGATTTTCTATCATTTCAATCATGGGAGAAATGTAGGCTATGGAAAAGGAAATAATATTGCGATAGAGAATGCTGAGCCGTCCAAATTCTTTCTTATCCTAAATCCTGATGTATTTATCAAAGAGGATGCTCTTGAAAAAATGATTCATTATATGGATATGAATCCAGAAATAGGAATAGGAATTCCCAAAGTATTAAACTTAGATGGAACCCAGCAATTTTTAAACAAGAGATACCCTTCATTAGCCTCTCTTTTTGTTAGAAGGTTTGTTCCGAAGTTTTTGCATTTCTTATTCAAGACGATTTTAGAGAACTATGAAATGAGAGACTTGAATCAGGAGGAGAATTACGAAGTTCCATTTATTAGTGGAGCTTTTATGTTATTTAGAAGGGATGTTCTGAATCGTGTAAAAGGATTTGACCCGAGATACTTTTTATATTTTGAGGATGCAGATATTTGTAGAGAAGTGCAGAGCATTGGATTTAGAACTTCTTATTATGCTAAGGCGCATATCGTTCATCTCTGGAAGAGAGCTGCACATAGAGACTGGAAGATTACCTTTGTATTTATAGCTAATATGGCACGTTACTTTAATAAATGGGGTTGGAGTTTTTTTTAG
- a CDS encoding J domain-containing protein — protein MNSTHLTEQALGEVLSEIQIQSFDCTWNISNEKLIEVMGIRKEDFYRSLYSLRRNHSQNLNLRSFSEKEGDLLCLLLQQILRRADIEEEFLKSGVYFPEASLIELGQILVELIQSTLKKHKLDKELFHLLVSSTKQFDDAFDSYFEDKFDLEILYERSISIFTNSRNIDTSFGADIFLKKHLQDLIKYNKISLKKITQEYRQRFYYELFGKIKREGKMDSDTRKLLEFFQLEDNATLKDLKKRFKELLLVYHPDVNKDGHAKTQEIIENYNKLFELIR, from the coding sequence ATGAACTCGACGCATTTGACAGAGCAGGCGCTCGGAGAAGTTCTTTCCGAAATTCAAATTCAATCCTTTGACTGCACTTGGAATATTTCAAATGAGAAATTAATCGAAGTAATGGGAATTCGTAAAGAGGATTTTTACCGTAGCCTCTATTCTCTTCGCAGAAATCACTCCCAAAATCTAAACCTTCGCTCTTTCAGCGAAAAAGAAGGCGATCTTCTCTGTCTTCTATTACAACAAATTCTACGTAGAGCAGATATTGAAGAAGAATTTCTTAAATCAGGCGTTTACTTCCCCGAAGCTTCTCTCATAGAGCTTGGACAAATTTTGGTAGAGCTAATACAATCAACACTCAAAAAACACAAACTCGACAAAGAACTCTTTCATCTTCTTGTAAGCTCTACCAAGCAATTTGATGATGCATTTGATTCTTATTTCGAGGACAAATTTGATTTAGAAATATTATACGAAAGAAGTATTAGCATCTTTACAAACTCAAGAAATATCGACACTTCTTTCGGGGCAGATATTTTTCTCAAAAAGCATTTACAGGACTTAATTAAATACAATAAAATTTCGTTAAAGAAGATAACACAGGAATATAGACAAAGGTTTTATTACGAATTATTCGGAAAAATTAAACGTGAGGGGAAAATGGATTCAGATACTAGAAAACTTTTAGAATTCTTTCAATTAGAAGATAATGCAACTCTAAAGGATTTAAAAAAACGTTTTAAGGAGCTACTCCTAGTTTACCACCCGGATGTAAACAAAGACGGACATGCAAAGACACAAGAGATTATAGAAAATTACAATAAGCTATTTGAGCTTATCCGCTAA